Proteins encoded in a region of the Streptomyces sp. NBC_00258 genome:
- a CDS encoding fatty acid desaturase family protein has product MTAIDPTAHLTAEQIEELGRELDAIRDEVIADRGEKDAAYIRKVISAQRKLELVSRGVLLFSIFPPAWLIGTAGLSVAKIMDNMEIGHNILHGQWDWMRDPKIHSTTWEWDHVSPSEQWKHSHNELHHTYTNVIGKDNDLGYGIMRVDEDQRWHPFHLGQPLWNFLNACFFEYGIAAYDLELGKNLQKRRRKNPEFRARAKAVGRKIRKQVLKDYVIHPLLSGPSFLPTLAATFTANLVRNVWTHSVIMCGHFPEGVQVFERRSIKGETRGQWYLRQMMGSANISGSKAMHFMTGNLSHQIEHHLFPDLPSNRYAEVAVKVRALFEKYELEYVTGPLPKQVFSAWHKVFRLSLPNKKPKVKTPDREQELVAA; this is encoded by the coding sequence TTGACCGCCATCGACCCCACCGCCCACCTGACCGCGGAGCAGATCGAGGAGCTTGGCCGCGAGCTGGACGCGATCCGCGACGAGGTGATCGCCGACCGCGGCGAGAAAGACGCCGCCTACATCCGTAAGGTCATCTCGGCGCAGCGCAAGCTCGAGCTGGTCAGCAGGGGCGTGCTGCTGTTCTCGATCTTCCCGCCAGCGTGGCTGATCGGCACCGCCGGGCTGTCCGTGGCGAAGATCATGGACAACATGGAGATCGGCCACAACATCCTTCACGGCCAGTGGGACTGGATGCGGGACCCGAAGATCCACTCCACCACCTGGGAGTGGGATCACGTCTCGCCGTCCGAGCAGTGGAAGCACTCGCACAACGAGCTGCACCACACGTACACCAACGTGATCGGCAAGGACAACGACCTCGGTTACGGCATCATGCGCGTCGACGAGGACCAGAGGTGGCACCCGTTCCACCTCGGTCAGCCGCTGTGGAACTTCCTCAACGCCTGCTTCTTCGAGTACGGCATCGCGGCGTACGACCTGGAGCTCGGCAAGAACCTGCAGAAGCGCCGCCGCAAGAACCCGGAGTTCCGCGCGCGGGCCAAGGCCGTGGGCCGCAAGATCCGCAAGCAGGTGCTCAAGGACTACGTGATCCACCCGCTGCTGTCGGGCCCGTCGTTCCTCCCCACACTCGCCGCCACGTTCACCGCGAACCTGGTCCGCAACGTCTGGACCCACTCGGTGATCATGTGCGGGCACTTCCCCGAGGGCGTACAGGTCTTCGAGCGCCGGTCGATCAAGGGCGAGACGCGCGGCCAGTGGTACCTGCGCCAGATGATGGGCTCGGCGAACATCAGCGGCAGCAAGGCCATGCACTTCATGACCGGCAACCTGTCGCACCAGATCGAGCACCACCTGTTCCCGGACCTGCCGAGCAACCGGTACGCCGAGGTCGCGGTGAAGGTGCGCGCGCTGTTCGAGAAGTACGAGCTGGAGTACGTCACCGGCCCGCTGCCCAAGCAGGTGTTCTCCGCGTGGCACAAGGTCTTCCGGCTCTCACTGCCGAACAAGAAGCCCAAGGTCAAAACGCCGGACCGCGAGCAGGAGCTCGTCGCCGCCTGA
- a CDS encoding ferredoxin reductase, translating into MTSAALRSRAWKMLEMVTTPLLPSDYLDLVSPLRAGADLRGRIEAVHPETGDAATIVIRPGRGWRGHTAGQYVRIGVDVDGVRLWRAYSLTSPTNRQDGRFTITVKAIPDGKVSNHLVRRTKPGTLIQLDQPTGDFVLPQAKPAKVLYLTAGSGITPVMGMLRDTEFDDVVMVHSAPRPQDVIFRNELHDLAADKKLRLTEVHTDTDGMLDITRLDELVPDWAERETWACGPAGLLDAAEEHWTEHGIHERLHTERFRPSIVVTGDGGEVTFSATGKTADADGATPLLDIGEEAGVLMPSGCRMGICFGCVTPLKAGAVRDLRTGEITEAEPGVLIQTCVSAAAGPCDIER; encoded by the coding sequence ATGACGAGTGCAGCCCTCCGCAGCAGGGCGTGGAAAATGCTGGAGATGGTCACGACGCCGCTGCTGCCGTCGGACTACCTCGACCTGGTCAGCCCGCTGCGTGCGGGCGCTGACCTGCGTGGGCGCATCGAGGCCGTGCACCCCGAGACGGGTGACGCCGCGACGATCGTGATCAGGCCGGGACGGGGCTGGCGCGGCCACACAGCCGGTCAGTACGTGCGGATCGGGGTCGACGTCGACGGGGTGCGCCTGTGGCGTGCCTACTCCCTCACCTCGCCGACGAACCGCCAGGACGGCCGCTTCACGATCACCGTGAAGGCGATCCCGGACGGCAAGGTCAGCAACCACCTGGTCCGCAGGACGAAACCGGGCACACTGATCCAGCTCGACCAGCCGACCGGTGACTTCGTGCTGCCGCAGGCCAAGCCCGCCAAGGTGCTCTACCTGACGGCCGGCAGCGGCATCACGCCCGTGATGGGCATGCTCCGCGACACCGAGTTCGACGACGTCGTCATGGTCCACTCCGCGCCACGGCCGCAGGACGTGATCTTCCGCAACGAACTGCACGACCTGGCCGCGGACAAGAAGCTGCGCCTCACCGAGGTGCACACCGACACGGACGGCATGCTCGACATCACCCGTCTCGACGAACTCGTGCCCGACTGGGCCGAGCGCGAGACCTGGGCCTGCGGGCCCGCCGGCCTGCTCGACGCCGCCGAAGAGCACTGGACCGAGCACGGCATCCACGAGCGCCTGCACACCGAACGCTTCCGCCCCAGCATCGTCGTCACCGGCGACGGCGGCGAGGTCACGTTCAGCGCCACCGGCAAGACCGCCGACGCGGACGGCGCCACGCCGTTGCTGGACATCGGTGAGGAGGCCGGCGTGCTCATGCCCTCGGGGTGCCGCATGGGCATCTGCTTCGGCTGCGTCACACCGCTCAAGGCGGGCGCCGTCCGCGACCTGCGCACCGGCGAGATCACCGAGGCCGAACCGGGCGTCCTCATCCAGACCTGCGTGTCCGCCGCGGCGGGCCCCTGCGACATCGAACGGTAG
- a CDS encoding PucR family transcriptional regulator — protein sequence MSHATRRASELTLDETTVTALRGALTGTADEVVQAIIDEVPPYANALSGRMGATIRRAVRTALGHYLDLASGNATGGDAGDAAYELGRGEVRDGRSMDALLSAYRVGARVAWRCLAAGAVPAGLPAAEVAKFAELTFAYIDELSAASAAGHADELAARGRDHERHLEHLARDLLADASPDVLLASAHRAGWQPPVSLTAVLLPAAQARPAYRALDPSTLVLDDLPDSTGVLLVPDADRSHLLRQLTDRTAVVGPARPWTRASASYARAVRARSLSSDIHDTEDHLPELVLSADVDAYADLRARALAPLRTLPVATARRLEETLRAWLLHQGRRDEVAAALFVHPQTVRYRMSQLRELFPDLASPHRVLELTLAVGLRGS from the coding sequence ATGAGTCATGCAACCCGGAGGGCCAGCGAACTGACCCTGGATGAGACGACGGTCACCGCACTTCGGGGCGCGTTGACGGGCACCGCCGACGAGGTCGTCCAGGCGATCATCGACGAGGTCCCTCCCTACGCCAACGCCCTTTCGGGCCGTATGGGCGCCACCATCCGCCGAGCCGTCCGCACCGCCCTGGGGCACTACCTGGACCTCGCGAGCGGGAACGCCACAGGCGGCGACGCCGGTGACGCAGCCTACGAGCTGGGCCGCGGCGAGGTCCGCGACGGCCGTTCGATGGACGCCCTGCTCAGCGCCTACCGCGTCGGCGCCCGCGTGGCCTGGCGATGCCTGGCAGCGGGTGCCGTACCCGCAGGTCTGCCCGCCGCCGAGGTCGCCAAGTTCGCCGAGCTGACCTTCGCCTACATCGACGAGCTCTCCGCCGCGAGCGCCGCGGGCCACGCCGACGAGCTGGCCGCCCGGGGCAGGGACCACGAGCGCCACCTGGAACACCTGGCCCGCGACCTCCTCGCCGACGCGAGCCCGGACGTGCTGCTGGCCTCTGCTCACCGGGCCGGGTGGCAGCCTCCGGTTTCGCTGACCGCGGTCCTGCTGCCCGCCGCCCAGGCCCGGCCTGCCTACCGCGCGCTCGACCCGAGCACCCTCGTCCTCGACGATCTGCCGGATTCCACCGGTGTGCTGCTCGTCCCCGATGCCGACCGATCACATCTCTTGCGGCAGCTGACCGACCGCACCGCCGTGGTCGGCCCGGCCCGGCCGTGGACTCGAGCGTCCGCCTCGTACGCACGAGCCGTACGCGCCCGCTCCCTCTCCTCCGATATTCACGACACCGAGGACCACCTGCCCGAGCTGGTGCTGAGCGCCGACGTGGACGCGTACGCAGACCTGCGTGCCCGAGCCCTCGCACCGTTGCGGACGTTGCCAGTCGCGACCGCACGGCGGCTGGAGGAGACGTTGCGGGCGTGGCTGCTGCACCAGGGCAGGCGGGACGAGGTGGCGGCGGCGTTGTTCGTCCATCCCCAGACAGTCCGGTACCGGATGTCGCAGCTGCGGGAGCTGTTTCCGGATCTCGCATCGCCACACCGGGTCCTTGAACTGACGCTGGCGGTCGGTCTTCGGGGCAGCTGA
- a CDS encoding thioredoxin family protein codes for MAQRVHRPREDAEFDFILGMSKVPVLAYFTGTWPKAIEPCRVMDLVVGGIADDCTGRLTAVRTDITRCPAATERYGITGAPSYVLLKEGEAVAHGSGPMTIAELREFLDGHL; via the coding sequence ATGGCGCAGCGGGTTCACCGACCCCGTGAGGACGCGGAGTTCGATTTCATCCTCGGGATGAGCAAAGTTCCGGTTCTCGCGTACTTCACCGGGACATGGCCCAAGGCGATCGAGCCCTGCCGGGTGATGGACCTCGTCGTGGGTGGCATCGCCGACGACTGCACGGGTCGCCTGACGGCCGTCCGCACCGACATCACGCGTTGTCCGGCCGCAACCGAGCGATACGGGATCACCGGAGCCCCGTCCTACGTCCTGCTGAAGGAGGGGGAGGCGGTGGCGCACGGCTCGGGGCCTATGACCATCGCCGAGCTACGGGAGTTCCTGGACGGCCACCTCTGA
- a CDS encoding MFS transporter produces the protein MNSPTTSAASRRPHTFRTVFPVLALCWLAVFFDGMDVNIYGAVMPHMLDDSGLGLTPATAGTIGSWTTFGMLIGALTAGNLTDWLGRRMMLVASVTLFSLGSAICAVAGGVGIFGAGRFVAGLGLGGLMPLCLAMVMEFAPPRRAALTTGLLMTSYHFGGMAATGLGLTVAPDAGWRWVFWAGVLPAVIAVPLLLKLLPESPGVLLARGCTGEAYAVADRYGLPRPSPVAAPVAGAKGRLAAVRALFDQDSRWATPLLWLASFSGLLLVYGVSTWLPQMMRASGYGLTSSVSFLMVINAGGIVGLLIAGRTADRFGAVRVSAVWFVLTAVGALLLKSHLPLGATYVVVAVTGVFLFSAQVMVYAATNTVYRDSERAAGLGWVTGVGRTGAVIGPWLIGALANSGNQSWGFTTFALAGLLGALAIALVPLARRIGRSDSPAPASVATASVGVGTSDS, from the coding sequence ATGAACTCCCCCACCACATCTGCCGCATCCCGTCGCCCGCACACGTTCCGCACAGTGTTTCCGGTCCTGGCCCTGTGCTGGCTGGCCGTCTTCTTCGACGGCATGGATGTCAACATCTACGGCGCGGTCATGCCGCACATGCTCGACGATTCAGGACTCGGACTGACCCCGGCCACCGCGGGCACCATCGGCAGCTGGACCACGTTCGGCATGCTCATCGGCGCACTCACGGCGGGCAACCTCACAGACTGGCTCGGCCGGCGGATGATGCTGGTGGCCAGTGTGACGCTGTTCTCCCTCGGCTCGGCGATCTGCGCCGTGGCCGGAGGCGTCGGGATCTTCGGAGCCGGACGGTTCGTCGCCGGGCTCGGTCTCGGAGGGCTGATGCCCCTGTGCCTGGCCATGGTGATGGAGTTCGCCCCGCCCCGCCGCGCGGCCCTCACGACCGGCCTGCTGATGACCTCGTACCACTTCGGGGGCATGGCCGCGACGGGCCTCGGCCTGACGGTTGCTCCGGACGCGGGCTGGCGCTGGGTGTTCTGGGCGGGTGTCCTGCCGGCCGTGATCGCCGTACCGCTGCTGCTGAAGCTGCTGCCCGAGTCACCCGGCGTACTGCTCGCCCGTGGCTGCACGGGCGAGGCGTACGCCGTCGCCGACCGCTACGGTCTGCCCCGGCCCTCCCCCGTGGCGGCGCCGGTCGCCGGAGCCAAGGGACGACTGGCCGCCGTACGGGCCCTCTTCGACCAGGACTCCCGCTGGGCGACTCCACTGCTGTGGCTCGCCTCCTTCTCGGGCCTGCTGCTCGTGTACGGCGTGAGCACCTGGCTGCCACAGATGATGAGGGCCTCCGGCTACGGACTGACCTCGTCGGTCAGCTTCCTCATGGTGATCAACGCGGGTGGCATCGTCGGCCTGCTGATCGCGGGCCGCACCGCCGACCGGTTCGGCGCGGTACGCGTGTCGGCGGTCTGGTTCGTGCTGACCGCCGTCGGCGCCCTGCTGCTCAAGTCCCACCTCCCGCTGGGCGCCACCTACGTCGTGGTGGCCGTCACCGGAGTGTTCCTGTTCAGCGCACAGGTCATGGTCTACGCCGCCACCAACACCGTCTACCGCGACAGCGAGCGCGCCGCGGGCCTCGGCTGGGTCACCGGAGTAGGCCGCACCGGCGCCGTCATCGGCCCCTGGCTGATCGGAGCGCTCGCCAACAGCGGCAACCAGAGCTGGGGCTTCACCACCTTCGCCCTGGCCGGACTGCTGGGCGCGCTCGCCATCGCCCTCGTACCGCTCGCGCGGCGGATCGGCCGGAGCGACTCCCCCGCACCGGCATCCGTCGCGACGGCCTCCGTCGGCGTCGGCACGTCGGACAGCTGA
- a CDS encoding carboxylesterase/lipase family protein, producing MSSAEFPEVTTLAGAVRGRREEGLAVFRGIPYARPPVGEARFAAPRPVRYWDGVREAFAFGPPPPQEPLGPGTAPAGGVPTGDDWLTVNVWTPDADSAARRPVMVWIYGGAYKFGSTDDPAYDGSRLSRDGDLVVVTLNYRVGIEGFARIEGAPANRGLLDQVAALEWVRDNVTAFGGDPDRVTVFGESAGAGSIAALMAMPSARGLFRRAIAQSVPGTFFSDELAVDIAGAIAGELGLRPTAADLSGVDPRKLTEAGAAVSARMREYVHRWGPVALTPTPFSPVVDGEVLPTTPWEALASGEARDIELIVGHNRDEYRLFLLLGGLLGQVDDSLASTALSLFGPTPDAGHAYRSAFPEASAEHLFELVQSDWLFRMPSLHLAQAHAVGGGRAHLYELTWSAPASGGALGACHGLDVPLTFGVYGGLGALLIGPTPSPETEALSARFRSAWTAFATTGDPGWPAYDTEQRLTQLLDSVPTVAAYPEEASRRLWERHTFAPLPLATT from the coding sequence ATGAGCAGTGCCGAGTTTCCAGAGGTCACGACCCTGGCGGGTGCGGTGCGCGGCCGTCGCGAGGAGGGCCTGGCGGTCTTCCGTGGTATCCCGTACGCACGGCCCCCGGTGGGTGAGGCGCGCTTCGCGGCGCCGCGACCGGTTCGGTACTGGGACGGTGTGCGGGAGGCGTTCGCGTTCGGTCCGCCGCCCCCGCAGGAGCCGCTCGGGCCCGGCACCGCGCCCGCCGGTGGGGTCCCGACCGGTGACGACTGGCTGACGGTCAACGTCTGGACACCGGACGCGGACAGCGCGGCCCGCCGACCCGTGATGGTGTGGATCTACGGCGGTGCCTACAAGTTCGGCTCCACCGACGACCCGGCCTATGACGGCAGCCGCCTCTCCCGCGACGGCGACCTGGTCGTCGTCACCCTCAACTACCGGGTCGGCATCGAGGGGTTCGCCCGGATCGAGGGAGCCCCTGCCAACCGCGGTCTCCTCGACCAGGTCGCGGCTCTGGAGTGGGTGCGGGACAACGTCACCGCTTTCGGTGGTGACCCCGACCGGGTCACCGTCTTCGGCGAGTCGGCAGGTGCCGGGTCCATCGCCGCGTTGATGGCCATGCCGTCCGCCCGGGGACTGTTCCGACGGGCCATCGCCCAGAGTGTGCCGGGCACGTTCTTCTCGGACGAGCTGGCCGTGGACATCGCCGGGGCCATCGCGGGTGAGCTGGGGCTGCGGCCGACGGCGGCCGACCTGTCCGGTGTCGACCCGCGCAAGTTGACCGAGGCCGGAGCCGCGGTGAGCGCCCGGATGCGTGAGTACGTGCACCGGTGGGGCCCGGTCGCCCTCACTCCGACGCCGTTCTCGCCGGTCGTCGACGGCGAGGTTCTGCCCACCACGCCGTGGGAGGCGTTGGCGAGCGGTGAGGCCCGGGACATCGAGCTGATCGTCGGGCACAACCGGGACGAGTACCGGCTCTTCCTCCTGCTGGGCGGGCTGCTCGGCCAGGTGGACGACAGCCTCGCGTCGACGGCCCTGAGCCTCTTCGGCCCGACACCGGACGCCGGCCATGCCTACCGGTCCGCGTTCCCGGAAGCCTCCGCGGAGCACCTGTTCGAACTCGTCCAGTCCGACTGGCTGTTCCGCATGCCCTCGCTGCACCTCGCTCAGGCACACGCGGTGGGCGGTGGCCGGGCGCATCTGTACGAACTCACCTGGTCCGCACCGGCGAGCGGCGGAGCCCTGGGCGCCTGCCACGGCCTGGACGTGCCCCTGACCTTCGGCGTGTACGGCGGCCTCGGCGCCCTGCTCATCGGCCCCACACCCTCACCCGAGACCGAGGCGCTCTCCGCCCGCTTCCGCTCCGCCTGGACCGCTTTCGCCACCACCGGCGACCCTGGCTGGCCCGCCTACGACACCGAGCAACGCCTCACCCAACTCCTCGACTCCGTCCCCACGGTGGCCGCCTACCCCGAGGAGGCCTCCCGCCGCCTCTGGGAGCGGCACACGTTCGCCCCGCTGCCCCTGGCGACCACCTGA
- a CDS encoding cytochrome P450, with translation MSTAQQVPDILSPEFAADPYPAYVAMREKNPLIWHEATQSYIISRYDDVERVFKDKKSEFTTDNYNWQLEPVHGKTILQLSGREHAVRRALVAPAFRGSDLQERFLPVIERNSRELIDAFRHSGSADIVSDYATRFPVNVIADMLGLDKADHTRFHGWYTAVIAFLGNLSGDPEVTAAGERTRVEFAEYMIPLIRERRDHLGDDLLSSLCAAEVDGVRMSDEDIKAFCSLLLAAGGETTDKAIASILANLLLHPEQLAAVREDRSLISAAFAETLRYTPPVHMIMRQSATEVEVSGGTIPQGATVTCLIGAANRDERRYRDPDRFDIFRDDLATTSAFSAAADHLAFALGRHFCVGALLAKAEVEVGVNQLLDAMPDLRFADGYEPVEQGVFTRGPQSLPVRFTPVTT, from the coding sequence GTGTCCACTGCCCAGCAGGTGCCCGACATCCTCTCGCCCGAGTTCGCTGCGGATCCCTATCCCGCGTACGTGGCGATGCGGGAGAAAAACCCCCTGATCTGGCACGAGGCCACCCAGAGTTACATCATCTCCCGCTACGACGACGTCGAGCGGGTCTTCAAGGACAAGAAGTCCGAGTTCACGACCGACAACTACAACTGGCAGCTGGAGCCGGTCCACGGCAAGACGATTCTCCAGCTCAGCGGTCGGGAGCACGCGGTGCGGCGCGCACTCGTCGCCCCCGCGTTCCGTGGCAGCGATCTGCAGGAGAGGTTCCTGCCGGTCATCGAGCGCAACTCGCGCGAACTCATCGACGCCTTCCGGCACTCCGGCTCGGCCGACATCGTCAGCGACTACGCGACCCGGTTCCCGGTCAACGTCATCGCGGACATGCTGGGCCTGGACAAAGCCGACCACACCCGCTTCCACGGTTGGTACACCGCCGTCATCGCCTTCCTCGGCAACCTCTCCGGTGATCCCGAGGTGACCGCCGCCGGCGAGCGCACCCGTGTGGAGTTCGCCGAGTACATGATTCCGCTCATCCGCGAGCGGCGCGACCACCTCGGCGACGACCTGCTGTCCTCGCTCTGTGCCGCCGAGGTCGACGGTGTCCGGATGAGCGACGAGGACATCAAGGCGTTCTGCAGCCTGCTGCTCGCTGCCGGCGGGGAGACCACTGACAAGGCGATCGCCAGTATCCTCGCCAACCTGCTCCTGCACCCCGAGCAGTTGGCGGCGGTCCGCGAGGACCGGAGTCTGATCTCCGCGGCCTTCGCCGAGACGCTGCGCTACACGCCTCCGGTCCACATGATCATGCGACAGTCGGCCACCGAGGTCGAGGTCTCCGGCGGCACCATCCCGCAGGGAGCCACGGTGACGTGTCTCATCGGAGCTGCCAACCGGGACGAGCGCCGCTACCGCGACCCCGACCGGTTCGACATCTTCCGAGACGACCTCGCCACGACCTCTGCGTTCTCGGCCGCTGCCGACCACCTCGCATTCGCGCTGGGCCGACACTTCTGCGTCGGCGCGCTGCTCGCCAAGGCAGAGGTCGAAGTGGGTGTGAACCAACTGCTCGACGCGATGCCCGATCTGCGTTTCGCCGACGGCTACGAGCCCGTCGAGCAGGGCGTCTTCACCCGCGGCCCGCAGTCACTGCCGGTGCGCTTCACCCCGGTCACCACCTGA
- a CDS encoding cytochrome P450 produces MSDSTGSPSPGTPPPGCPAHASAVPLGGLEYQQTPSQLYRTMRREHGAVAPVLLDGDIPAWLVLGYPEVSFVTSHDELFARDSRRWNQWPNIPEDWPLLPFVGYQPSVLFTEGQEHQRRAGVITQALEGVDQFELARECQSIAEQLITSFAGSGQAELMSAYAHALPARAVLWMCGMPQGSADTEQLVDDLRISLDAGEGDDPVAAYMRVGERIMQLVKEKRERPGPDVTSRMLLDPAGLSDEEIVQDLISVIAAAQQPTANWICNTLRLLLTDERFAINVSGGRVSVGDALNEVLWLDTPTQNFIGRWAVRDTQLGGRLIREGDCLVLGLAAANTDPQIWPDAHVGAENSAHLSFSNGEHRCPYPAPLLADVMARTAVETLLERLPDLVLGIEMAELTWRPSIWMRGLTSLPVQFTPASR; encoded by the coding sequence GTGAGCGACTCCACCGGCTCCCCGTCCCCGGGCACGCCTCCGCCGGGCTGCCCGGCACATGCCTCCGCCGTACCCCTGGGCGGTCTGGAGTACCAGCAGACGCCCTCGCAGCTGTACCGCACCATGCGCCGGGAACACGGGGCGGTGGCGCCGGTCCTGCTCGACGGCGACATCCCGGCCTGGCTCGTGCTCGGCTATCCCGAGGTCAGCTTTGTGACCAGCCATGACGAGCTGTTCGCGCGGGACTCCCGGCGGTGGAACCAGTGGCCGAACATCCCGGAGGACTGGCCCCTGCTGCCGTTCGTCGGCTATCAGCCGTCCGTGCTGTTCACCGAGGGCCAGGAGCATCAGCGCCGGGCGGGCGTCATCACCCAGGCGCTGGAGGGGGTCGACCAGTTCGAACTGGCCCGCGAATGCCAGTCGATCGCCGAGCAACTGATCACCTCGTTCGCCGGCAGCGGTCAGGCCGAGCTGATGAGCGCGTACGCGCATGCCCTGCCGGCCCGTGCGGTGCTGTGGATGTGCGGCATGCCGCAGGGCAGTGCGGATACGGAGCAACTCGTCGACGATCTGCGGATCTCGCTGGACGCCGGTGAGGGCGACGATCCGGTGGCGGCGTACATGCGTGTCGGGGAACGCATCATGCAGCTGGTGAAGGAGAAGCGGGAGCGCCCCGGTCCCGACGTCACCTCCCGGATGCTGCTGGATCCGGCGGGTCTCAGCGACGAGGAGATCGTGCAGGACCTGATCTCCGTCATCGCCGCGGCACAGCAGCCGACCGCCAACTGGATCTGCAACACCCTGCGTCTGCTGCTGACCGATGAGCGCTTCGCGATCAACGTCTCGGGCGGCCGGGTCAGCGTCGGCGACGCGCTGAACGAAGTGCTGTGGCTGGACACGCCGACCCAGAACTTCATCGGCCGCTGGGCCGTGCGCGACACACAGCTCGGCGGGCGGCTCATCCGCGAGGGCGACTGCCTGGTCCTCGGCCTCGCGGCGGCCAACACGGACCCTCAGATCTGGCCCGACGCACATGTCGGCGCCGAGAACTCCGCGCACCTGTCCTTCAGCAACGGCGAGCACCGCTGCCCCTATCCGGCTCCGCTGCTCGCCGACGTGATGGCACGCACGGCGGTGGAGACTCTTCTGGAGCGGCTGCCCGACCTGGTGCTGGGCATCGAAATGGCGGAGCTGACCTGGCGTCCGTCCATCTGGATGCGCGGACTGACGTCCCTGCCGGTGCAGTTCACTCCGGCGTCGCGGTAG
- a CDS encoding GTP-binding protein, translating into MGSATSELPAQRTPLADAAETGLKIVVVGGFGVGKTTLVRSVSEIRPLNTEEVMTQAGQGVDETTGVERKTTTTVAFDFGRISLSRRMVLYLFGAPGQERFWFLWDRLFSGTLGAIVLVDTRRMEDSWYAIDRLEHHETPFVVAVNRFDDDKRRLSLDEIRQALALGEHVPMVDCDARVRSSGKEVLITLVDHLYALALSQEGTS; encoded by the coding sequence ATGGGCTCCGCAACCTCTGAGCTGCCCGCCCAGCGCACACCGCTGGCCGATGCCGCCGAAACCGGCCTGAAGATCGTCGTCGTGGGCGGTTTCGGTGTCGGCAAGACCACCCTGGTCCGCTCGGTCAGCGAGATCCGGCCGCTGAACACCGAAGAGGTGATGACGCAGGCGGGGCAGGGCGTCGACGAGACGACGGGTGTGGAGCGAAAGACCACGACGACCGTCGCGTTCGACTTCGGGCGTATCAGCCTCAGCAGGCGCATGGTGCTCTACCTGTTCGGCGCACCGGGCCAGGAACGCTTCTGGTTCCTGTGGGACCGTCTGTTCTCCGGCACTCTGGGCGCGATCGTCCTTGTCGACACCCGGCGTATGGAGGACTCCTGGTACGCGATCGACAGGCTCGAACACCACGAGACGCCGTTCGTGGTGGCCGTCAATCGTTTCGACGACGACAAGCGCCGGCTCTCGCTCGACGAGATCCGGCAGGCACTCGCCTTGGGCGAACACGTACCCATGGTCGACTGCGACGCACGGGTCAGGTCGTCGGGCAAAGAGGTCCTGATCACTCTCGTGGACCATCTCTACGCACTGGCACTGTCCCAGGAGGGGACCTCGTGA
- a CDS encoding DUF742 domain-containing protein: protein MIHKPVDVGDPDRLYMVTGGRSEADDAFDLVTLIVSECEPTAGMQSEHTRILEMCRHPTALVEISAELKLPITVVRILLGDLHAMGKVSARHPRAAESVAALPETALLQEVLHGLRNL, encoded by the coding sequence GTGATCCACAAACCCGTGGACGTCGGCGACCCCGACCGGCTCTACATGGTCACGGGTGGACGCAGTGAGGCCGACGACGCCTTCGACCTGGTCACACTGATCGTCAGTGAGTGCGAGCCCACCGCCGGGATGCAGTCCGAGCACACCCGGATCCTCGAGATGTGCCGGCACCCGACGGCACTGGTCGAGATCTCGGCCGAACTCAAGCTGCCCATCACCGTCGTACGGATCCTCCTCGGCGACCTCCATGCCATGGGCAAGGTGAGCGCCCGTCACCCCCGCGCGGCCGAGTCCGTCGCGGCCCTCCCCGAAACCGCCCTGCTGCAGGAGGTGCTCCATGGGCTCCGCAACCTCTGA
- a CDS encoding roadblock/LC7 domain-containing protein, with the protein METTDNSLTWLLMNLMERTPGTRHALVLSRDGLKLCWTDHLTLDQADQLAAICSGIQALAQGASVEFGDGTGGVRHSMTEFHGGLLFIVDAGQGAHLAVVAEESADPGVVGHQMTELVDQIGDHLRAEPRASVTGGASA; encoded by the coding sequence ATGGAGACCACTGACAACAGCCTCACCTGGCTCTTGATGAACCTCATGGAGCGCACCCCGGGCACCCGCCACGCACTCGTCCTGTCACGGGACGGCCTGAAGCTGTGCTGGACGGACCACCTGACCCTCGACCAGGCCGATCAGCTGGCGGCGATCTGCTCCGGCATCCAGGCTCTCGCGCAGGGCGCGTCCGTGGAGTTCGGCGACGGAACGGGCGGCGTGCGGCACTCCATGACCGAGTTCCACGGGGGTCTCCTGTTCATCGTGGACGCCGGCCAGGGCGCGCATCTCGCGGTCGTCGCCGAGGAGAGCGCCGACCCGGGTGTCGTCGGCCATCAGATGACCGAGCTGGTGGATCAGATCGGTGACCATCTGCGGGCCGAGCCCCGCGCCTCCGTCACCGGGGGTGCCTCGGCGTGA